In Clostridium sp. DL-VIII, the following proteins share a genomic window:
- a CDS encoding DUF1629 domain-containing protein, whose product MDYFLLKQDEEYTNAPVLIDVFSKLDVRNINLLNAHKIDDILIFNVKCHEETEFLDILDRNLFLISEEMKKIIEKYDPGILFKTVPLIDLQYKKQGNYYMPIFEELECLSEKAELNLNKTIVKKVILDKEKIKNKKIFKIKESEKTLVVVRLEVAESLLRREFKGMSLKRLEVYDNA is encoded by the coding sequence ATGGATTATTTTTTATTAAAGCAGGATGAAGAATATACAAATGCACCAGTGCTAATAGATGTGTTTAGTAAATTAGATGTTAGAAATATAAATTTATTAAATGCTCATAAGATTGATGATATTCTTATATTTAATGTTAAATGTCATGAGGAAACAGAGTTTTTAGACATTTTAGATAGAAACTTATTCCTGATCTCAGAAGAAATGAAGAAAATAATTGAAAAGTATGATCCGGGAATTCTGTTTAAAACTGTTCCGCTTATAGATTTGCAGTATAAGAAACAAGGCAACTATTATATGCCAATATTTGAAGAGCTAGAATGCTTGAGTGAAAAAGCAGAATTAAATTTAAATAAGACGATAGTAAAAAAAGTTATATTAGACAAAGAAAAAATTAAGAATAAGAAGATTTTTAAAATAAAGGAAAGTGAAAAAACTCTTGTAGTAGTAAGATTAGAGGTTGCAGAAAGTCTGCTTAGAAGAGAATTTAAGGGAATGAGTCTAAAAAGATTAGAAGTTTATGATAATGCATAA
- a CDS encoding DUF5104 domain-containing protein, protein MKKKNKIYILGKLMLIITMILGLTSCSLPIPPQFMYSPPNEEQQVEQQEKLVLDTINKRDVSAIKSLFSKSALTQIDDIDGNLKEFFNFYSGEYVSSKYSCPIDDNFENGNHKKSFYLIISITTDKDSYVIACTDVISSPKNPDDVGICQLKIIRDADADSSYAWHHSGSKDVPEVKCFYKNDEKEQ, encoded by the coding sequence ATGAAGAAAAAAAACAAAATATATATTTTAGGTAAGCTCATGTTGATAATAACAATGATTTTAGGATTAACTTCATGTTCTTTGCCAATACCGCCACAATTTATGTACAGTCCTCCCAATGAAGAGCAACAGGTAGAACAACAGGAAAAATTAGTGCTTGATACAATAAATAAAAGAGATGTTTCAGCAATAAAAAGTTTATTTTCCAAAAGTGCTCTTACCCAAATAGATGATATTGATGGGAATCTTAAGGAATTCTTTAATTTTTATTCTGGAGAATATGTTTCCAGCAAATATAGTTGTCCAATAGATGATAATTTTGAAAACGGAAATCATAAAAAATCTTTTTATTTGATTATTTCTATTACCACTGATAAGGACTCGTATGTAATAGCTTGCACTGATGTAATTAGCAGCCCAAAGAATCCGGATGATGTTGGAATTTGCCAACTTAAAATTATACGTGATGCTGACGCTGATTCATCATATGCTTGGCATCATAGTGGCAGTAAGGATGTTCCTGAAGTAAAATGCTTTTATAAAAATGATGAAAAAGAGCAGTAG
- a CDS encoding molecular chaperone — protein sequence MSLYSYKLHKVNEEENKKNKYKEKDLRLMNTFQLREICNKEKLVKSIINPLDKEELIRLIMKYRGEKESKLINNYLVGGIERIERLLERSKKEIVTNNDIDYPGKITLYENLALDIYDNYVLKSKEEIEEGNVLLVDNHYKICTVFNVKKIVKNNEEKYFLTKGETVEAKEAESRNYSLLFFSEKTSELLYDTYEGDTIEVDYLIKFTALPILQFEVKELKETKMPLAIDFGTSNTTAGIYIDKEIFPGLNENLTESREYSDYEEDKVKFVKIINGTKKDMEITPLIPSIVGVKNIKEDEIEYAFGYDAIIESRRRYIDDGMSLFYDIKRWISDFEKEEKVIDIKEKTTFIKRKDIIKAYLNYIISLAQQRFKCKFKNIYISCPSKQKYKFHTLFKDILSDYTVENANILEESVAVLYNTISELIEKKKYVQGEWYKALIIDCGGGTTDLSGCSFSITNSRVAYKLDIETSYKNGDTDFGGNNLTFRILQFIKILMANALIGGEDGIKKAIIDEFKIDVFRFVDKNGINELYETLNEEYERAEVIIPTKFQLYETRSKEDYCKVRNNYYFLFDLAEEVKKIFFANPELLEVKLTPKDEKLKGENIINFDKWKLSYMNKGSLQVVKEAPSLSLSIYEITTLIKGDVYNIIKKFLEKLYENDELYDYSLIKLTGQSCKVDIFRDALKEFIPGRIIEVNKSKKETKEEYELKLACLKGSLKYLYARNFGYADINIESKTPTLPYVLTAYTHTGEQKTLIKGREINKGFISRFMDRILLKLYLKDNNDNVKYEYNYQFNEEELEKTDAKIIGQRYSNISQHETDNIENNEVKFFVWEEEELWGFYVLAILRKEEELYIGKETFFYFENDKWERNFFDGLK from the coding sequence ATGAGTTTATATTCATACAAGCTACATAAGGTGAATGAAGAGGAAAATAAAAAGAATAAGTATAAGGAAAAAGACTTAAGACTTATGAATACTTTTCAGCTAAGAGAAATATGTAACAAAGAAAAGCTCGTTAAGAGCATAATAAATCCTCTTGATAAAGAAGAATTAATAAGGCTCATAATGAAGTACAGAGGGGAAAAAGAAAGTAAACTAATAAATAATTACTTAGTTGGTGGAATTGAAAGAATAGAAAGGCTTTTAGAGAGAAGTAAAAAAGAAATAGTTACAAATAATGATATAGACTATCCAGGGAAAATTACACTTTATGAAAATTTAGCCCTCGATATTTATGATAATTATGTTTTAAAGAGTAAGGAAGAAATAGAAGAAGGAAATGTACTTTTAGTTGATAATCACTATAAAATCTGCACTGTATTTAATGTAAAAAAAATAGTGAAAAATAATGAGGAAAAGTATTTCTTAACAAAGGGTGAAACAGTAGAAGCAAAGGAAGCAGAAAGCAGGAACTATAGCCTTTTATTCTTTTCAGAAAAAACTTCAGAGCTTCTTTATGACACCTATGAAGGTGATACTATCGAAGTAGATTATTTAATTAAATTTACAGCTTTACCAATACTACAATTTGAAGTAAAGGAATTGAAAGAGACAAAGATGCCGCTGGCTATTGATTTTGGTACGTCAAATACAACAGCTGGTATTTATATAGATAAAGAAATATTTCCAGGATTAAATGAGAACTTAACCGAAAGTCGTGAATACTCAGATTATGAAGAGGACAAAGTAAAATTTGTAAAAATAATCAATGGAACTAAAAAGGATATGGAAATAACTCCTCTTATACCGAGTATTGTAGGAGTTAAAAATATAAAAGAAGATGAGATAGAATATGCCTTTGGATATGATGCCATTATTGAATCGAGAAGAAGATATATAGATGATGGTATGAGCTTATTTTATGACATAAAAAGATGGATAAGTGATTTTGAAAAAGAAGAAAAAGTAATTGATATAAAAGAAAAAACTACTTTTATAAAAAGAAAAGATATCATAAAAGCTTATTTAAATTACATTATATCTTTAGCACAGCAGAGATTTAAATGTAAATTCAAGAATATTTATATATCCTGTCCATCAAAGCAGAAATATAAATTTCATACTTTATTTAAGGATATCTTAAGCGATTATACAGTTGAAAATGCAAATATATTAGAAGAAAGTGTTGCTGTGCTTTATAACACCATATCTGAATTAATAGAAAAGAAGAAATATGTCCAAGGTGAGTGGTATAAAGCGCTTATTATAGACTGCGGTGGAGGAACTACGGATCTTTCAGGCTGCAGCTTCAGCATAACCAATAGCAGGGTAGCTTATAAGCTGGATATAGAAACCTCCTATAAGAATGGTGATACAGATTTTGGAGGAAATAATTTAACCTTTAGAATTCTTCAGTTTATAAAAATATTAATGGCAAATGCTTTAATAGGTGGAGAAGACGGCATAAAAAAAGCTATAATAGATGAATTTAAAATAGATGTATTCAGATTTGTAGATAAGAACGGAATAAATGAATTATATGAGACCTTAAATGAAGAATATGAAAGAGCAGAAGTTATAATTCCAACAAAATTTCAATTATATGAGACAAGAAGTAAAGAAGATTACTGCAAGGTTAGAAACAATTATTATTTCTTATTTGATTTAGCAGAAGAAGTTAAAAAAATATTCTTTGCAAATCCTGAGCTTTTGGAGGTAAAACTAACACCAAAAGATGAAAAATTAAAGGGCGAAAATATAATTAACTTTGATAAATGGAAACTTTCCTATATGAATAAAGGCAGCCTGCAGGTAGTGAAAGAAGCACCAAGTCTTTCACTTAGCATATATGAGATAACTACCTTAATAAAGGGCGATGTCTATAACATAATAAAGAAATTCTTAGAAAAATTATATGAAAATGATGAGTTATATGACTATTCCCTTATTAAATTAACAGGACAATCCTGTAAGGTAGATATATTTAGAGATGCTTTAAAAGAATTTATACCAGGCAGAATAATTGAAGTTAATAAAAGTAAAAAAGAGACTAAGGAAGAATACGAGTTAAAGCTTGCATGTCTTAAAGGTTCACTAAAATATCTATATGCAAGAAACTTTGGCTATGCAGATATAAATATAGAAAGCAAGACTCCAACCCTTCCATATGTTTTAACAGCCTATACTCATACAGGAGAACAAAAGACTTTAATTAAAGGCAGAGAAATAAATAAAGGCTTCATATCAAGATTTATGGATAGAATTCTTCTTAAATTATATCTAAAGGATAATAATGATAATGTAAAATACGAATACAATTATCAGTTTAATGAAGAAGAATTAGAAAAGACAGATGCAAAGATAATTGGTCAGAGATATTCAAATATAAGCCAGCACGAAACAGATAACATAGAAAATAATGAAGTGAAATTTTTTGTATGGGAAGAAGAAGAACTGTGGGGATTTTATGTACTAGCTATCTTAAGAAAAGAAGAAGAACTATATATAGGAAAAGAAACCTTCTTCTATTTTGAAAATGACAAGTGGGAGAGAAACTTCTTTGATGGACTTAAGTAA
- a CDS encoding serine/threonine protein phosphatase — MRKLNSKFNTSFISEEGTYLQNKDYFAFVELDNYACYVIADGIDKDKELESAKIAVTNFIKNFTAKPTMNRFILRKYLKNVNDELIKSSRNVRLKASMTVVVTNYSKLVYSVIGNTRFYYFRDGYLKQRSKDQSLAQQLVDDEMIPLDAMAKHTERNNLSAYLGKSDFKRPYVSKKIKLFDGDVFALLTKGIWENCDPKEIEDSLEGAKEPKEVIDNVEDMILSRQGKEIENYTLAMTFVEKAYLDPKRSKKIKIAIIVSILLLLIIAIGVGAFMIYKHKKANDIAVMNKDKQDAEEYIQEDNMEKANASYKSALDIAEKYKLPDDEKTLDADYKYTGIILDGDKALDDKKYDDALDKYTLALEKAGDSEDAARDYILNKIDIAKQCIKISDLLTLADKQFDDGDLDGALQNYLDAKDLALDSNLKDEKKEAMDKIQKIYDQKAADAKQQKADADKAAADQKQADDDAAKKAADDKKAADDSEAKAIDLRKNGDLKYTAGDYVSAKMYYELAKEAFETAKDNSLADELVDKIALMDKKISETSDKKSEADQYKAEADKKYAAGDNTSAKVLYGLAKDAYTSIGDTDDVSQVTEKLKAIDQASAAASGSNQAQTATK; from the coding sequence ATGAGGAAGCTAAACTCAAAATTTAATACAAGTTTCATATCAGAAGAAGGAACTTATCTACAAAATAAAGATTATTTTGCTTTTGTTGAATTAGATAATTATGCATGTTATGTAATAGCTGATGGAATAGATAAAGATAAAGAATTAGAAAGTGCAAAAATAGCAGTAACAAATTTTATAAAGAATTTTACAGCAAAACCTACTATGAACAGATTCATTTTAAGGAAATACTTAAAAAATGTAAATGATGAACTTATAAAAAGCAGCAGAAATGTCAGGTTAAAGGCATCAATGACAGTGGTTGTAACTAACTATAGCAAATTAGTTTATTCAGTTATAGGAAATACAAGATTTTATTATTTTAGAGATGGATATCTAAAGCAGAGAAGTAAGGATCAATCTTTAGCACAACAATTAGTAGATGATGAAATGATTCCTCTAGATGCAATGGCAAAGCATACTGAGAGGAATAACCTTTCTGCATATTTAGGAAAAAGTGATTTTAAAAGGCCATATGTGTCAAAGAAAATAAAGCTCTTTGATGGTGATGTGTTTGCACTTTTAACAAAGGGAATATGGGAGAATTGTGATCCTAAAGAAATAGAAGATTCTTTAGAAGGTGCAAAAGAGCCTAAAGAAGTAATTGATAATGTTGAAGATATGATTTTATCAAGACAGGGAAAAGAAATAGAAAACTATACTTTAGCTATGACTTTTGTAGAAAAAGCATATCTAGATCCAAAGAGAAGCAAAAAAATAAAAATAGCAATAATAGTTTCAATACTCTTACTCTTAATCATAGCAATAGGAGTAGGGGCATTTATGATATATAAACATAAGAAAGCTAATGACATTGCCGTAATGAATAAAGATAAACAGGATGCAGAAGAATACATTCAAGAGGACAATATGGAAAAAGCCAATGCATCATATAAGAGTGCTCTAGATATAGCAGAAAAGTACAAGCTTCCTGATGATGAAAAAACTTTAGATGCTGATTATAAATACACAGGAATAATACTTGATGGTGATAAAGCTCTAGATGATAAAAAATATGATGATGCCTTAGATAAATATACCCTGGCCTTAGAAAAGGCAGGAGACTCAGAAGATGCAGCAAGAGATTATATATTAAATAAAATAGATATAGCAAAACAATGCATCAAGATTTCAGACCTATTAACCTTAGCTGATAAACAATTTGATGATGGAGATTTAGATGGCGCTCTTCAAAATTACTTAGATGCTAAAGATTTGGCTTTGGATTCTAATTTAAAAGATGAAAAGAAAGAAGCTATGGATAAAATCCAAAAGATTTATGATCAAAAAGCAGCAGATGCAAAGCAGCAAAAGGCTGATGCAGATAAAGCAGCAGCAGATCAAAAGCAGGCAGATGATGATGCAGCAAAAAAGGCAGCAGATGATAAGAAGGCAGCAGATGATAGTGAGGCTAAAGCCATAGATTTAAGAAAAAATGGAGATTTAAAATATACAGCTGGTGATTATGTAAGTGCAAAAATGTATTATGAATTAGCTAAAGAAGCCTTTGAAACAGCAAAAGATAACAGCTTAGCTGATGAATTAGTAGATAAAATAGCGCTTATGGATAAAAAAATCAGTGAAACTTCAGATAAAAAAAGTGAAGCCGATCAATATAAGGCAGAAGCTGATAAAAAATATGCAGCAGGTGATAATACATCAGCAAAAGTATTATATGGTTTAGCTAAGGATGCTTATACAAGTATAGGAGATACTGATGATGTATCACAAGTAACTGAAAAATTAAAAGCTATAGATCAGGCTTCAGCGGCAGCTTCGGGTTCAAATCAAGCTCAAACTGCAACAAAATAA
- a CDS encoding DUF4474 domain-containing protein: MSEWVKDNGSYYYYYSDGTMATGWQELDGYWYYFYDDGSMTWSNEVDGYYLGPDGRMVTSEGWVNTKEDNSGTWYYVGGSNGEVVKGWNRIDGDFYYFNYPGGSMTWDNTIDGFYLDNSGKMVSGTGWLQDGITKDWYYFSDGEMQSNDTEDGYHLNSSGKMVTGTGWDPVDSWWYYLDDTGKVVTGWLYDQGNWYYLYPQGSMAEGWIQVNGEWYYLNSSGEMETGWVQDNGNWYYLNSSGEMETGWIKDAGSWYYLNDDGSMAKDTTIDRYYLDATGKWIPNFVPENLSSTQKDAKELLDNQTAVSLTQSDETKDAFAAMNFEKDENGVYHASQPDCWQYIGGYCDFYDYVFNAATSMNKLKYPFKVGDIEYIIWMWKGDYLNLGAGGEVGIYDNEHSIPSVDIAGINTPSIDNIPGLYEPSKDNVLNMTLHASIDGITTIFDWDPGEPNWWITGWNPKFQNIAQENIVLSGTIDFSGYDDLWEEFYDEYEKDEYLTFNTDTHIVDFEWQ; this comes from the coding sequence ATGAGCGAATGGGTAAAAGACAATGGAAGCTATTATTATTACTATTCTGATGGTACAATGGCTACAGGGTGGCAGGAACTAGATGGTTACTGGTACTATTTTTATGATGATGGATCGATGACCTGGAGCAACGAAGTTGATGGATATTATCTAGGTCCTGATGGGCGAATGGTAACAAGTGAAGGATGGGTAAATACTAAAGAGGACAATAGCGGTACCTGGTATTATGTAGGAGGCTCTAATGGAGAAGTGGTCAAGGGGTGGAATAGGATAGACGGTGATTTCTACTATTTCAATTATCCTGGTGGATCTATGACATGGGATAATACAATTGATGGATTTTATTTAGATAATAGTGGTAAAATGGTCAGTGGTACAGGCTGGCTGCAAGATGGAATCACTAAAGATTGGTATTATTTTTCAGATGGAGAAATGCAAAGTAATGATACAGAAGATGGATATCATTTAAATTCTAGTGGAAAAATGGTTACAGGAACAGGATGGGATCCTGTAGATAGCTGGTGGTATTATCTTGATGACACTGGAAAGGTTGTAACAGGTTGGCTTTATGATCAAGGCAATTGGTATTATTTGTATCCACAAGGATCTATGGCAGAGGGATGGATTCAAGTTAATGGTGAGTGGTATTATTTAAATTCTAGTGGCGAAATGGAAACAGGATGGGTACAAGACAATGGTAATTGGTATTATTTAAATTCTAGTGGTGAAATGGAAACAGGATGGATAAAAGATGCTGGAAGCTGGTACTATTTGAATGATGATGGTTCCATGGCAAAGGATACCACAATCGATAGATATTATTTAGATGCAACTGGCAAATGGATACCTAATTTTGTTCCAGAAAATCTAAGTTCTACTCAGAAAGATGCAAAGGAACTTTTGGATAACCAGACAGCTGTATCATTAACTCAATCTGATGAAACAAAAGATGCTTTTGCAGCAATGAATTTTGAAAAGGATGAAAATGGAGTTTATCACGCTAGTCAACCAGATTGTTGGCAATACATAGGAGGCTATTGTGATTTTTATGATTACGTATTTAATGCAGCGACAAGTATGAATAAGTTAAAATATCCGTTTAAAGTGGGGGACATAGAGTATATAATTTGGATGTGGAAAGGCGATTATTTAAATTTGGGTGCTGGTGGAGAAGTTGGAATATATGACAATGAACACAGTATACCATCAGTGGACATTGCTGGTATAAATACACCGTCAATCGATAATATTCCAGGGCTATATGAACCTTCAAAGGATAATGTCCTAAATATGACTTTACATGCAAGTATAGATGGTATAACAACTATTTTTGATTGGGATCCAGGAGAACCAAACTGGTGGATTACAGGATGGAATCCCAAATTTCAAAATATAGCTCAAGAAAATATAGTACTTTCAGGTACAATAGATTTTTCTGGTTATGATGATTTATGGGAAGAGTTTTATGATGAATATGAAAAAGATGAGTATTTAACTTTTAATACAGATACACATATTGTAGATTTTGAATGGCAATAA
- a CDS encoding DUF4280 domain-containing protein, translating to MIKLEIGTAYVVRGAQMICNKGNEIKRINLPVSHGAYSNGNPIMNENDNIIGSNIGTFGICRGSCPSNGSDERTKKCQIMILNKWMNSKEDTLIEGAGALTTASVLICAYGGVIGFITDGQE from the coding sequence ATGATAAAGTTGGAAATTGGTACAGCCTATGTAGTCAGAGGAGCACAGATGATATGTAATAAAGGAAATGAGATAAAAAGAATAAATCTGCCTGTAAGTCATGGAGCTTATTCAAATGGAAATCCAATAATGAATGAAAATGATAATATAATAGGTTCAAATATAGGAACTTTTGGAATATGCAGAGGAAGCTGCCCTTCAAATGGCAGCGATGAAAGAACAAAAAAGTGTCAGATTATGATATTAAACAAGTGGATGAACTCTAAGGAAGATACCTTAATTGAAGGAGCAGGAGCATTAACTACAGCTTCAGTTTTAATATGTGCCTATGGAGGAGTAATAGGATTCATTACAGATGGTCAGGAGTAA
- a CDS encoding FHA domain-containing protein produces MGLIRCPNGHMFSERRYGSICPYCNIDTSKKEKQEPVQEQMDIETNLLYQEVDPVCGWLVCIQGTRVGKDYKVKSGKNFIGRADDMDIQIIGDNEIAARNHAIIVYDPKKKNNVLLPGDSSGIAYLNGEPAYMPSELSAYDVIELGKSKFLFVPFCGEHFEWQDNAKE; encoded by the coding sequence ATGGGACTTATTAGATGTCCAAATGGACATATGTTTAGTGAAAGGCGTTATGGAAGTATATGTCCATACTGCAATATTGATACTTCAAAAAAAGAAAAACAAGAACCAGTACAAGAACAAATGGATATAGAAACTAATCTTTTATATCAGGAAGTTGACCCAGTATGCGGATGGCTTGTATGCATTCAAGGGACAAGGGTTGGCAAGGACTATAAAGTAAAGAGTGGGAAAAACTTCATAGGCAGAGCAGATGATATGGATATTCAAATAATAGGGGACAACGAAATTGCTGCAAGAAATCATGCAATAATCGTATATGATCCAAAGAAAAAGAACAATGTATTATTGCCAGGAGACTCTTCAGGAATTGCTTATCTAAATGGGGAACCTGCTTATATGCCATCAGAATTATCTGCCTACGATGTAATTGAACTAGGAAAGAGTAAATTTCTGTTTGTACCATTTTGTGGAGAACACTTTGAATGGCAAGATAATGCAAAAGAATAG
- a CDS encoding protein phosphatase 2C domain-containing protein, whose product MLKVNYYENFKLILLLLGILILLLAIRSLLLKKIYRRNLEIAKEVSIGYEEIQEDYVDAINTSNGTVAVLADGLGKNEAGRISSLTAVKTIIKMFIEEGSKEKLTYFFTKAFNKANHEIINRVEKDKGGASVISVIINKNLLSYALVGDAMVAVFRNKELVRLSEGHSISEVAKKEYYNGKLQKQEAIYALNDKKLLYYVGQETFKNIEISEPPIELYKNDIILLMSRGIYEGLRWVEFEEILSNKRAKLNELCTEIIERVKNNDKDNCNGSIILMKYNGKNRNC is encoded by the coding sequence ATGCTAAAGGTTAATTATTATGAAAATTTTAAACTTATTCTTTTACTCTTAGGCATATTAATACTTTTATTAGCAATAAGAAGTCTTTTATTAAAAAAGATATATAGAAGAAATTTAGAAATAGCAAAAGAAGTAAGCATTGGATATGAAGAAATTCAGGAAGATTATGTAGATGCTATAAATACTTCTAATGGAACCGTGGCAGTTTTAGCCGATGGCTTAGGGAAGAATGAAGCAGGAAGAATTTCAAGTCTTACGGCAGTTAAAACAATAATAAAAATGTTTATAGAGGAAGGCAGCAAAGAAAAGTTAACTTATTTCTTTACTAAAGCCTTTAATAAGGCAAATCATGAAATTATAAATAGGGTTGAAAAAGATAAGGGCGGAGCAAGCGTAATAAGTGTAATAATAAATAAAAATTTATTATCCTATGCTTTAGTAGGAGATGCAATGGTTGCAGTCTTTAGAAATAAGGAGCTTGTCAGATTAAGTGAAGGACATTCTATAAGTGAGGTAGCTAAAAAAGAATATTATAATGGCAAACTTCAAAAACAGGAAGCTATATATGCGTTAAATGATAAGAAGCTTTTATATTATGTTGGACAAGAAACCTTTAAAAATATAGAAATTTCTGAGCCGCCAATTGAGCTTTACAAGAACGACATAATTTTACTTATGAGCAGAGGTATATATGAAGGCTTAAGATGGGTAGAATTCGAAGAAATTTTAAGTAACAAAAGGGCAAAGCTAAATGAACTTTGCACAGAAATAATTGAAAGAGTTAAGAATAACGATAAGGACAATTGTAATGGAAGCATTATACTTATGAAATACAACGGAAAAAATAGAAACTGTTAA
- a CDS encoding phage baseplate assembly protein V, giving the protein MSEEYVYGQGDIIVEPYKFQKLTKLKIINELNEHSKLWLSGIISDENTDKYVENAEAEETINVSLKDDDGNTTVLFNGYVTKIGIKAQNDVRTLEVEALSKTFLMDVRKVSGSYQDTKLTYGEIFKKKNASYGDLVMVDNITNGTKIDGLIVQYKETDWEFLKRIASYFNVALVPECRMTGIKYSIGGAGESVVYDIDEFNYSIEKGLQEYNKKTANEAYEINDLNLVSYEITTNKLMKLYNKVNFKGRTLLVYRDETELEGGVITSKYILRDEDGMKVNRVYNDKMVGLSLQGRVLDTQKDKVKVSLEIDGSPTDKNSARWFEFSTIFSQPDGTGWYCMPEIEDVVRLYFPDNEEKHAYVISSMHYDGIDDSKRSDPSVKSISTKYGKEIVMSPGSVEIIGNGSLLMRMTDDGGIEVNSNKKIVLDAKDDIEINGGAKVEIKGHKGIKLTQAGASMLIKDDITMSGGKVNVQE; this is encoded by the coding sequence ATGAGTGAAGAATATGTATATGGTCAAGGGGATATTATAGTTGAACCTTATAAATTTCAAAAGTTAACAAAGCTTAAAATAATTAATGAATTAAATGAACACTCAAAGCTTTGGCTTAGCGGAATTATAAGTGATGAAAATACAGATAAATATGTTGAAAATGCAGAAGCAGAGGAAACTATTAATGTGTCACTAAAGGATGATGATGGAAATACAACAGTTTTATTTAATGGATATGTAACTAAGATCGGCATAAAAGCTCAAAATGACGTAAGAACCTTAGAGGTGGAAGCGTTAAGTAAGACTTTTTTAATGGACGTAAGAAAAGTCAGCGGTTCATATCAAGATACCAAGCTTACTTATGGTGAGATTTTTAAGAAGAAAAATGCCAGCTATGGTGATTTAGTAATGGTAGATAACATCACTAATGGAACTAAAATAGATGGACTAATAGTTCAATATAAGGAAACAGATTGGGAATTCTTAAAGAGAATAGCATCTTATTTCAATGTTGCACTAGTGCCAGAATGCAGAATGACAGGAATAAAATATTCCATAGGCGGAGCAGGAGAAAGTGTAGTTTATGATATTGACGAATTTAACTATTCCATAGAAAAAGGCTTGCAGGAATATAATAAGAAAACAGCTAATGAAGCTTATGAAATAAATGATTTAAACTTAGTAAGTTATGAAATAACAACTAATAAGTTAATGAAGTTATATAACAAAGTTAATTTTAAAGGTAGAACACTTTTAGTATATAGAGATGAAACAGAGCTTGAAGGTGGAGTAATCACTAGTAAATACATATTAAGAGATGAAGATGGAATGAAGGTAAATAGAGTATATAACGACAAAATGGTAGGTCTATCACTTCAAGGAAGAGTTTTAGATACTCAAAAGGATAAGGTTAAAGTTTCACTAGAAATAGATGGAAGTCCAACAGATAAAAATTCTGCACGATGGTTTGAATTTTCAACTATATTTTCACAGCCAGATGGTACAGGCTGGTATTGCATGCCTGAAATTGAAGATGTAGTTAGATTATATTTCCCGGACAATGAAGAAAAACATGCGTATGTAATAAGCTCAATGCATTATGACGGAATTGATGATAGTAAACGAAGCGATCCATCTGTAAAGAGCATAAGCACAAAGTATGGAAAAGAAATTGTTATGAGTCCAGGTTCCGTTGAAATAATAGGAAATGGAAGTCTTCTTATGAGAATGACTGATGACGGTGGCATAGAAGTAAATAGTAATAAAAAAATAGTACTAGATGCTAAAGATGACATAGAAATAAATGGCGGAGCTAAGGTGGAAATTAAAGGGCATAAAGGAATTAAGCTGACTCAGGCAGGCGCAAGTATGCTAATAAAAGATGATATAACAATGAGTGGAGGAAAGGTGAACGTTCAAGAGTAA